One window of the Micropterus dolomieu isolate WLL.071019.BEF.003 ecotype Adirondacks linkage group LG08, ASM2129224v1, whole genome shotgun sequence genome contains the following:
- the LOC123975672 gene encoding plakophilin-1 isoform X2, protein MMAPEPLRSVLTIGSVEDTSLALPSDSKLRSGQQRVLDQVHTIKRSKSKPGKNGTQSPSPTSLSPQTLTTYTEFGAFKFSPSKTNGTFSHTSSAMSAGYNKMMNTQKSRSLSAKAMRGRYVSTSGIWEQQNNASTWPNRPNGLKPSRSDPALAPPFSPAPVPMRAKGQAAQSQHSLQARVNRQSTYSITNGTQMTSSQTRIVQPPSALSQTDGKMGTMKTSKLEQQSAVNSTINMSDLTLDEALEFLSHPEEKFQLCGASFIHHLTFKEERTKQEIFQLGGIPILVSLLRSPNPGVSQSAAGALRNLVFKDEDNKLEVQHCGGIAKALQLLKETDSTETQKQITGLLWNLSSNDKLKEELIATALPALTENVVLPFTSWSDNSINNNIHPDVFYSATGCLRNLSCAQKKERQAMRECRGLIDSLMNYIQSCVAEENPDDKSVENCACILHNLTYQLEAESPECFSKFQPQTGDQPGSKKSPAIGCFSPKSSKAQKQFSFDVARGLPEDAPSGVKWLCHPKAMQTYLALLGSSQKDATLEACCGTLQNLTASKGAGSSVMSQILVKKLGALLYMPTLIKSPNRSLQKTAMCLLGNMSRTSSLQTTMAKQILPELTSLLSSSPTEMGKSDESISTACSTVRTLMLADTEVSKKVINNQLVSSVADLSENGAFPKSRKAASLLLYSLWNEKNLQGVVKKLGMAKSLFVNDNTTAMHKSVQVIE, encoded by the exons ATGATGGCTCCGGAGCCACTGCGATCCGTGTTGACAATCGGGAGCGTGGAGGACACGTCGCTCGCGCTGCCCTCCGACAGCAAGCTGCGCTCGGGACAGCAGCGCGTGCTGGATCAGGTGCACACCATCAAGAGGAGCAAGTCCAAACCGGGGAAGAACGGCACGCAGTCGCCCTCACCAACAA GCCTGTCTCCTCAGACTTTAACAACATATACCGAGTTTGGAGCGTTCAAGTTCTCTCCATCCAAAACCAATGGCACCTTCAGCCACACCAGCTCCGCTATGTCAGCAGGCTACAACAAAATG ATGAATACTCAGAAGAGCCGCTCTCTATCTGCTAAAGCCATGAGGGGAAGATATGTGAGCACCTCAGGCATATGGGAACAGCAAAACAACGCTTCCACCTGGCCCAACAGACCCAATGGGCTGAAACCCAGTCGCAGTGACCCTGCCTTGgctcctcctttttctcctgCTCCTGTACCTATG AGAGCCAAAGGGCAGGCTGCCCAGAGCCAGCACTCCCTCCAGGCTCGAGTAAATAGGCAAAGCACCTATTCCATAACCAATGGCACTCAGATGACCAGCAGCCAGACACGCATCGTCCAGCCGCCCTCTGCCCTGTCTCAAACTGATGGCAAGATGGGTACCATGAAAACATCCAAGTTAGAGCAGCAATCAGC GGTGAACAGTACGATAAACATGTCAGACCTGACCCTAGACGAGGCTTTAGAATTCCTGTCTCACCCTGAAGAGAAGTTTCAGCTGTGTGGAGCCAGCTTCATCCACCACCTCACCTTCAAAGAGGAGCGCACCAAGCAGGAG ATTTTCCAACTAGGGGGTATCCCCATTCTGGTATCCCTGCTGCGGAGCCCCAACCCTGGGGTGAGTCAGTCTGCTGCTGGGGCTCTGAGAAACCTAGTGTTCAAAGATGAGGACAACAAGCTGGAGGTTCAGCACTGTGGCGGTATAGCAAAGGCCCTGCAGCTACTGAAGGAGACAGATTCTACTGAGACCCAGAAACAAATCACTG GCCTGCTATGGAACCTGTCCTCCAACGATAAGCTGAAGGAAGAACTTATAGCTACAGCACTGCCCGCCCTGACTGAGAATGTGGTGTTGCCATTTACCTCCTGGTCAGACAAcagcatcaacaacaacatacacCCTGATGTCTTCTACAGTGCCACAGGTTGCCTGCG GAACCTTAGCTGCGCCCAAAAGAAGGAGAGGCAGGCAATGAGAGAGTGCCGGGGCCTCATCGACTCCCTCATGAATTACATCCAGTCCTGCGTGGCAGAGGAAAACCCCGATGACAAG TCTGTGGAGAACTGTGCATGCATCCTCCATAACTTGACTTACCAACTGGAGGCTGAGTCCCCTGAGTGCTTCAGCAAGTTCCAACCTCAGACTGGGGACCAACCTGGGAGTAAGAAAAGCCCCGCAATTGGATGCTTCAGCCCTAAGAGCAGCAAGGCTCAAAAGCAG TTTTCGTTTGATGTGGCTCGGGGATTGCCAGAGGACGCCCCGTCAGGTGTGAAGTGGTTGTGCCACCCCAAAGCCATGCAGACCTACCTGGCCCTGCTGGGCTCGTCGCAGAAAGATGCCACCCTGGAAGCCTGCTGTGGTACCCTGCAGAACCTCACTGCCAGCAAGGGAGCG GGGTCCAGTGTCATGAGCCAGATTTTGGTTAAAAAGTTGGGGGCTCTGCTGTACATGCCCACTCTTATAAAGTCTCCTAACCGCAGCCTGCAGAAGACTGCCATGTGCCTGCTGGGTAACATGTCCCGGACCAGCAGTTTGCAGACCACCATGG CAAAGCAGATTCTGCCTGAGCTCACCAGCCTCCTGTCTTCTAGCCCCACGGAGATGGGAAAGTCTGACGAAAGTATTTCAACAGCTTGCAGCACAGTACGGACTCTGATGTTGGCGGACACCGAGGTCAGCAAAAAGGTCATTAATAATCAACTGGTGTCATCAGTGGCTGACCTCAGCGAGAACGG GGCTTTCCCCAAAAGCAGAAAAGCAGCTTCCCTGCTGCTCTACAGTTTATGGAACGAGAAGAATTTGCAAGGTGTTGTGAAAAAG CTGGGGATGGCCAAATCGCTTTTTGTGAATGACAACACCACAGCAATGCACAAGTCGGTGCAAGTTATTGAGTAA
- the LOC123975672 gene encoding plakophilin-1 isoform X1: MMAPEPLRSVLTIGSVEDTSLALPSDSKLRSGQQRVLDQVHTIKRSKSKPGKNGTQSPSPTSLSPQTLTTYTEFGAFKFSPSKTNGTFSHTSSAMSAGYNKMMNTQKSRSLSAKAMRGRYVSTSGIWEQQNNASTWPNRPNGLKPSRSDPALAPPFSPAPVPMVMRAKGQAAQSQHSLQARVNRQSTYSITNGTQMTSSQTRIVQPPSALSQTDGKMGTMKTSKLEQQSAVNSTINMSDLTLDEALEFLSHPEEKFQLCGASFIHHLTFKEERTKQEIFQLGGIPILVSLLRSPNPGVSQSAAGALRNLVFKDEDNKLEVQHCGGIAKALQLLKETDSTETQKQITGLLWNLSSNDKLKEELIATALPALTENVVLPFTSWSDNSINNNIHPDVFYSATGCLRNLSCAQKKERQAMRECRGLIDSLMNYIQSCVAEENPDDKSVENCACILHNLTYQLEAESPECFSKFQPQTGDQPGSKKSPAIGCFSPKSSKAQKQFSFDVARGLPEDAPSGVKWLCHPKAMQTYLALLGSSQKDATLEACCGTLQNLTASKGAGSSVMSQILVKKLGALLYMPTLIKSPNRSLQKTAMCLLGNMSRTSSLQTTMAKQILPELTSLLSSSPTEMGKSDESISTACSTVRTLMLADTEVSKKVINNQLVSSVADLSENGAFPKSRKAASLLLYSLWNEKNLQGVVKKLGMAKSLFVNDNTTAMHKSVQVIE; encoded by the exons ATGATGGCTCCGGAGCCACTGCGATCCGTGTTGACAATCGGGAGCGTGGAGGACACGTCGCTCGCGCTGCCCTCCGACAGCAAGCTGCGCTCGGGACAGCAGCGCGTGCTGGATCAGGTGCACACCATCAAGAGGAGCAAGTCCAAACCGGGGAAGAACGGCACGCAGTCGCCCTCACCAACAA GCCTGTCTCCTCAGACTTTAACAACATATACCGAGTTTGGAGCGTTCAAGTTCTCTCCATCCAAAACCAATGGCACCTTCAGCCACACCAGCTCCGCTATGTCAGCAGGCTACAACAAAATG ATGAATACTCAGAAGAGCCGCTCTCTATCTGCTAAAGCCATGAGGGGAAGATATGTGAGCACCTCAGGCATATGGGAACAGCAAAACAACGCTTCCACCTGGCCCAACAGACCCAATGGGCTGAAACCCAGTCGCAGTGACCCTGCCTTGgctcctcctttttctcctgCTCCTGTACCTATGGTTATG AGAGCCAAAGGGCAGGCTGCCCAGAGCCAGCACTCCCTCCAGGCTCGAGTAAATAGGCAAAGCACCTATTCCATAACCAATGGCACTCAGATGACCAGCAGCCAGACACGCATCGTCCAGCCGCCCTCTGCCCTGTCTCAAACTGATGGCAAGATGGGTACCATGAAAACATCCAAGTTAGAGCAGCAATCAGC GGTGAACAGTACGATAAACATGTCAGACCTGACCCTAGACGAGGCTTTAGAATTCCTGTCTCACCCTGAAGAGAAGTTTCAGCTGTGTGGAGCCAGCTTCATCCACCACCTCACCTTCAAAGAGGAGCGCACCAAGCAGGAG ATTTTCCAACTAGGGGGTATCCCCATTCTGGTATCCCTGCTGCGGAGCCCCAACCCTGGGGTGAGTCAGTCTGCTGCTGGGGCTCTGAGAAACCTAGTGTTCAAAGATGAGGACAACAAGCTGGAGGTTCAGCACTGTGGCGGTATAGCAAAGGCCCTGCAGCTACTGAAGGAGACAGATTCTACTGAGACCCAGAAACAAATCACTG GCCTGCTATGGAACCTGTCCTCCAACGATAAGCTGAAGGAAGAACTTATAGCTACAGCACTGCCCGCCCTGACTGAGAATGTGGTGTTGCCATTTACCTCCTGGTCAGACAAcagcatcaacaacaacatacacCCTGATGTCTTCTACAGTGCCACAGGTTGCCTGCG GAACCTTAGCTGCGCCCAAAAGAAGGAGAGGCAGGCAATGAGAGAGTGCCGGGGCCTCATCGACTCCCTCATGAATTACATCCAGTCCTGCGTGGCAGAGGAAAACCCCGATGACAAG TCTGTGGAGAACTGTGCATGCATCCTCCATAACTTGACTTACCAACTGGAGGCTGAGTCCCCTGAGTGCTTCAGCAAGTTCCAACCTCAGACTGGGGACCAACCTGGGAGTAAGAAAAGCCCCGCAATTGGATGCTTCAGCCCTAAGAGCAGCAAGGCTCAAAAGCAG TTTTCGTTTGATGTGGCTCGGGGATTGCCAGAGGACGCCCCGTCAGGTGTGAAGTGGTTGTGCCACCCCAAAGCCATGCAGACCTACCTGGCCCTGCTGGGCTCGTCGCAGAAAGATGCCACCCTGGAAGCCTGCTGTGGTACCCTGCAGAACCTCACTGCCAGCAAGGGAGCG GGGTCCAGTGTCATGAGCCAGATTTTGGTTAAAAAGTTGGGGGCTCTGCTGTACATGCCCACTCTTATAAAGTCTCCTAACCGCAGCCTGCAGAAGACTGCCATGTGCCTGCTGGGTAACATGTCCCGGACCAGCAGTTTGCAGACCACCATGG CAAAGCAGATTCTGCCTGAGCTCACCAGCCTCCTGTCTTCTAGCCCCACGGAGATGGGAAAGTCTGACGAAAGTATTTCAACAGCTTGCAGCACAGTACGGACTCTGATGTTGGCGGACACCGAGGTCAGCAAAAAGGTCATTAATAATCAACTGGTGTCATCAGTGGCTGACCTCAGCGAGAACGG GGCTTTCCCCAAAAGCAGAAAAGCAGCTTCCCTGCTGCTCTACAGTTTATGGAACGAGAAGAATTTGCAAGGTGTTGTGAAAAAG CTGGGGATGGCCAAATCGCTTTTTGTGAATGACAACACCACAGCAATGCACAAGTCGGTGCAAGTTATTGAGTAA
- the tnnt2a gene encoding troponin T type 2a (cardiac) isoform X2, with protein sequence MSDNEEVVEEYEEEVEEEEATEEAVQDEDNPVAEEEANEEQDGEGEAEEGEEEEAKPKFKPFIMPNLIPPKIPDGEKVDFDDIHRKRMEKDLMELQTLIEVHFESRKKEEEELINLTERIEKRRSERAEQQRIRSDREKERQKRLEEERARKEEEEAKKREDDAKKKKTLTSLHFGGYMQKLTEKRSGKRQTEREKKKKILSDRRKPLDIENLSQERLKEKAKELWEWMYQLEAEKFELQYQLTQQKYEINVLRNRVSDHQKTSKRTKRGLRK encoded by the exons AAGCCGTGCAGGACGAGGACAATCCTGttgcagaggaggaggccaacgaAGAACAAG atggAGAAggggaagcagaggagggagaag aggaggaggccaaACCAAAATTCAA GCCATTTATCATGCCCAACCTCATCCCTCCTAAGATTCCAGATGGAGAGAAGGTGGATTTTGAT GATATACATCGTAAAAGGATGGAGAAGGACCTGATGGAGCTTCAGACTTTGATTGAGGTCCACTTTGAGAGcagaaagaaggaagaagaggagctcATTAATCTCACGGAGAGGATT GAGAAGCGGCGTTCTGAGcgagcagagcagcagaggatccgcagtgacagagagaaagagcgacAGAAGCGTCTTGAG GAGGAGAGAGCTcgtaaggaggaggaggaggccaagaagagagaggatgatgcgaagaagaagaaaaccctCACCAGCCTCCACTTTGGAGGCTACATGCAGAAGTTG acagaaaaacGGAGTGgtaagaggcagacagagagagagaagaaaaagaagatcCTGAGTGACAGACGCAAACCTCTGGACATCGAGAACTTGAGCCAGGAAAGACTTAA GGAGAAAGCTAAAGAGCTGTGGGAGTGGATGTACCAGCTGGAGGCAGAGAAGTTTGAACTGCAGTATCAGCTCACCCAACAGAAATATGAG ATTAATGTGCTGAGGAACCGTGTCAGCGACCATCAGAAAAC ATCCAAGAGGACCAAGCGAGGCCTGAGGAAATAG
- the tnnt2a gene encoding troponin T type 2a (cardiac) isoform X1, translating to MNSNLSFLSVSTPKTLPFTLPSYTHLTHCHRRSQTSQAFCLFVSDGEGEAEEGEEEEAKPKFKPFIMPNLIPPKIPDGEKVDFDDIHRKRMEKDLMELQTLIEVHFESRKKEEEELINLTERIEKRRSERAEQQRIRSDREKERQKRLEEERARKEEEEAKKREDDAKKKKTLTSLHFGGYMQKLTEKRSGKRQTEREKKKKILSDRRKPLDIENLSQERLKEKAKELWEWMYQLEAEKFELQYQLTQQKYEINVLRNRVSDHQKTSKRTKRGLRK from the exons atgAACTCTAATCTATCATTTTTGTCTGTCAGCACTCCTAAAACACTACCATTTACTCTCCCCTCATACACTCATTTGACACACTGTCACAGGCGCTCACAAACCTCTcaagcattttgtttgtttgtttcagatggAGAAggggaagcagaggagggagaag aggaggaggccaaACCAAAATTCAA GCCATTTATCATGCCCAACCTCATCCCTCCTAAGATTCCAGATGGAGAGAAGGTGGATTTTGAT GATATACATCGTAAAAGGATGGAGAAGGACCTGATGGAGCTTCAGACTTTGATTGAGGTCCACTTTGAGAGcagaaagaaggaagaagaggagctcATTAATCTCACGGAGAGGATT GAGAAGCGGCGTTCTGAGcgagcagagcagcagaggatccgcagtgacagagagaaagagcgacAGAAGCGTCTTGAG GAGGAGAGAGCTcgtaaggaggaggaggaggccaagaagagagaggatgatgcgaagaagaagaaaaccctCACCAGCCTCCACTTTGGAGGCTACATGCAGAAGTTG acagaaaaacGGAGTGgtaagaggcagacagagagagagaagaaaaagaagatcCTGAGTGACAGACGCAAACCTCTGGACATCGAGAACTTGAGCCAGGAAAGACTTAA GGAGAAAGCTAAAGAGCTGTGGGAGTGGATGTACCAGCTGGAGGCAGAGAAGTTTGAACTGCAGTATCAGCTCACCCAACAGAAATATGAG ATTAATGTGCTGAGGAACCGTGTCAGCGACCATCAGAAAAC ATCCAAGAGGACCAAGCGAGGCCTGAGGAAATAG